A region of Clarias gariepinus isolate MV-2021 ecotype Netherlands chromosome 25, CGAR_prim_01v2, whole genome shotgun sequence DNA encodes the following proteins:
- the lrrc24 gene encoding leucine-rich repeat-containing protein 24: MAFLLHCLLLLLVLLLILPVSCIGCPSGCRCYSLTVECGSIGLKEIPRGIAQGTQTIFLQDNAIGQIRAEDLAGLGSLHYLYLQNNSISSLEASAFVSLGHLLELALNGNRLHLIAADAFRGLEHLRILYLAGNHINRLEDYTFRGLQRLQELHLQENTMEVLDEQALMGLSSLALLDLSKNNLRTLSAVTLQPLISLQVLRITGNPWRCDCALHWLRSWINTEGQRLLSSADRRLLCSEPPRLSHLSLVEVPANSLVCIPPAVQLEPRELSVRLGESIRVSCQASGYPQPQVTWRKVSYGRTQLSPRGLVQEEGTDGDSRKPVTAKPVGNGGNVGNRSPTEDGGDRESFDQDTGSGMLFLSNVTVAHAGRYECEAWNPGGVARVTFNLAVNVSSSSLSSGWPHLHPSSSSSSSSHHRPSLGDVSQEPLYELESMDFSALGTATQTAIAVGISLLALTALLLLCMIYSRHRQRQKEDGAYGKEESILYVNDYSDGPTTFAQLEEYRDERGHEMYVLNRAKPVLPPPPTSGQHRALQPREVLQGQGTLTSTIGPRRAPAEGIEGPPPDPEGLFINQSLLFDTQIAYEIHC, from the exons ATGGCATTCCTCCTTCATTGTCTTTTGCTTCTTCTGGTGCTTCTGCTCATATTACCCGTGTCCTGCATCGGATGTCCATCTGGCTGCCGGTGCTACAGCCTGACAGTGGAGTGCGGATCCATTGGACTCAAAGAGATACCGCGGGGAATCGCTCAAGGAACGCAG ACTATCTTCCTGCAGGATAATGCCATTGGTCAGATCCGGGCAGAAGACCTGGCCGGTTTAGGAAGCCTGCACTACCTGTACCTGCAGAATAACAGCATCTCATCCTTGGAGGCCAGTGCCTTCGTGAGTCTGGGCCATCTTCTAGAGCTTGCGCTTAATGGCAATCGGCTCCACCTGATTGCCGCTGATGCCTTTCGTGGACTCGAGCACCTACGGATCCTTTACCTTGCAGGGAACCACATTAACCGACTAGAGGATTACACCTTTCGTGGTTTGcag CGTCTACAAGAGCTGCACCTACAGGAGAACACGATGGAGGTGTTAGATGAGCAGGCACTGATGGGCCTGTCTTCTTTGGCTCTGCTGGACCTCAGCAAGAATAACCTGCGTACCCTAAGCGCTGTCACTCTCCAACCTCTCATCAGCCTGCAGGTGCTGCGCATCACAG GTAATCCATGGCGTTGTGACTGTGCTCTTCACTGGCTCCGTAGCTGGATAAACACTGAGGGTCAGCGGCTGCTGAGCTCAGCTGACCGGAGGCTGTTGTGCTCTGAGCCACCACGCCTCTCGCACCTGAGCCTAGTCGAGGTCCCAGCTAACAGCCTGGTGTGTATCCCGCCTGCAGTGCAGCTCGAACCAAGGGAACTAAGTGTACGTTTGGGTGAGAGCATTCGTGTGTCCTGCCAGGCCTCAGGTTACCCGCAGCCTCAGGTCACCTGGAGGAAGGTGTCTTACGGTAGGACACAGTTGTCACCACGAGGTTTAGTGCAAGAGGAAGGAACAGATGGGGACAGCAGGAAGCCTGTGACAGCAAAGCCTGTAGGTAACGGGGGCAATGTGGGGAACCGTTCCCCAACAGAGGATGGTGGGGACAGGGAGAGCTTCGATCAAGACACAGGCAGTGGAATGCTGTTTTTGAGTAATGTAACAGTGGCACATGCAGGACGCTATGAGTGTGAGGCTTGGAATCCTGGAGGGGTTGCACGTGTGACCTTCAATCTTGCTGTGAATGTTTCATCCTCATCTTTGTCATCAGGTTGGCCACACCTGCACCCCTCTTCATCCTCGTCATCATCTTCTCATCACCGCCCATCCTTAGGGGATGTCAGTCAGGAACCGTTGTACGAGCTTGAGAGCATGGACTTCAGTGCCCTTGGCACAGCCACCCAAACAGCCATCGCTGTAGGTATCTCACTCCTGGCACTGACTGCCCTGCTGCTACTGTGCATGATCTACAGCCGCCACCGGCAGCGCCAGAAGGAAGATGGTGCCTACGGCAAAGAGGAGAGCATCCTCTATGTCAACGACTACTCTGATGGACCCACTACATTTGCACAGCTTGAGGAGTATCGGGATGAACGTGGCCATGAGATGTACGTGTTAAACCGGGCCAAGCCTGTGCTGCCTCCACCACCCACTTCTGGCCAGCACAGGGCACTACAGCCTAGAGAAGTGCTCCAGGGTCAAGGCACCCTAACCTCTACCATTGGACCTCGCAGAGCCCCAGCAGAGGGCATTGAGGGTCCACCACCAGACCCAGAAGGACTATTTATAAACCAGAGTCTGCTTTTTGACACACAGATCGCGTATGAGATTCATTGCTGA